The proteins below are encoded in one region of Pseudoduganella armeniaca:
- a CDS encoding MFS transporter, whose product MVWLMAAATGLIVANLYYAQPLVGPISRATGLDAGAAGLIVTLTQMGYCLGMLFIVPLGDLVENRRLIVTALAATACALGAAAFATHAAVFLAAAFCIGLGSVAAQIIVPFAAHLALPETRGQTVGTVVSGLLLGIMLARPVSSLVADALGWHAIFVLSAVWTAALALLLNSRLPRREPDHTSTYAALLGSMWHLLKTTPILRRRAGYQFCMFGAFSLFWTSVPLVLASDSFGLSQTGIALFALAGVAGAIVSPIAGRRADQGKSRSTTAIALTAGLLSFAVPLLLHGGRTFELCLLVAASIVLDAGVSGSLVVGQRAIYSLGADVRSRLNGLYMAIFFMGGALGSVLGGWMFAHHGWQGVLLTGLAFPALGLALFATERRS is encoded by the coding sequence ATGGTCTGGCTGATGGCCGCGGCCACTGGCCTCATCGTCGCCAACCTGTATTACGCGCAGCCGCTGGTCGGCCCCATCAGCCGCGCCACCGGCCTCGATGCCGGCGCGGCCGGCCTGATCGTCACGCTGACCCAGATGGGCTACTGCCTCGGCATGCTGTTCATCGTGCCGCTGGGCGACCTGGTGGAGAACCGCCGCCTGATCGTCACGGCGCTGGCCGCCACCGCCTGCGCCTTGGGCGCCGCCGCCTTTGCCACCCATGCCGCCGTCTTCCTCGCCGCCGCCTTTTGTATTGGCCTTGGCTCGGTCGCGGCCCAGATCATCGTGCCGTTCGCGGCGCACCTGGCGCTGCCGGAGACGCGCGGCCAGACCGTGGGCACCGTCGTCAGCGGCCTGCTGCTGGGGATCATGCTGGCGCGGCCCGTCTCCAGTCTGGTGGCGGACGCACTGGGCTGGCACGCCATCTTCGTGCTGTCCGCCGTCTGGACGGCGGCGTTGGCGTTGCTGCTGAACAGCCGCCTGCCGCGGCGCGAGCCGGACCACACCAGCACCTATGCCGCGCTGCTGGGTTCCATGTGGCACCTGCTGAAGACGACGCCGATCCTGCGCCGCCGCGCCGGCTATCAATTCTGCATGTTCGGTGCCTTCAGCCTGTTCTGGACCTCGGTGCCGCTGGTGCTGGCCAGCGACAGCTTCGGCCTGTCGCAGACGGGCATCGCCCTGTTCGCGCTGGCCGGGGTGGCAGGCGCCATCGTCTCGCCGATCGCCGGGCGCCGTGCCGATCAGGGCAAGTCGCGCTCGACGACCGCGATCGCCTTGACGGCCGGCCTGCTGTCGTTCGCGGTACCGCTGCTGCTGCACGGCGGCCGCACCTTCGAGCTGTGCCTGCTGGTGGCGGCATCGATCGTGCTGGACGCGGGCGTTTCCGGCAGCCTGGTGGTCGGCCAGCGCGCCATCTACTCGCTGGGCGCGGACGTGCGCAGCCGCCTGAACGGCCTGTACATGGCGATCTTCTTCATGGGCGGCGCGCTCGGCTCCGTGCTGGGCGGCTGGATGTTCGCCCACCATGGCTGGCAGGGCGTGCTGCTGACGGGTCTTGCCTTCCCCGCGCTGGGGCTGGCGCTGTTCGCCACCGAGCGCCGTTCGTAA
- a CDS encoding DUF6160 family protein: protein MRRACLLLALSLAPSAQAAPLQPLSDAALASVRGGDGVSFDLSGFSMNGDVRITYTPQPGRSAWIGNLAAARSDNAVAFSDPYRLDIGSGPAGLADTVSFAFPANVDGEQRWQFAYDWGVDADGIVRDGGSVVLTDVVYRGGGLQFSTPRLEDGVAFGLALNMQVGEMAWRPNGRAATGGGLALQGIRLGAVDAEGNFTGAPWAIADVAAQPAVVNALADEAGAHLHVGIGWPDGKYGSGNAPAGGLQIDKVTFTNPGGTTTDLGSSRIGAIQIQYLDVKFRP, encoded by the coding sequence ATGCGGCGCGCCTGCCTGCTGCTGGCCTTGAGCCTGGCGCCGTCGGCCCAGGCCGCGCCATTGCAGCCATTGAGCGACGCCGCGCTGGCGTCGGTGCGCGGCGGCGACGGCGTCAGCTTCGACCTGTCCGGCTTCTCGATGAACGGCGACGTGCGCATCACCTACACGCCGCAGCCGGGCCGCAGTGCCTGGATCGGCAACCTGGCCGCCGCGCGCAGCGACAACGCGGTGGCGTTTTCCGATCCTTACCGGCTCGACATCGGCAGCGGCCCGGCCGGCCTGGCCGACACCGTCAGCTTTGCCTTCCCCGCCAACGTGGACGGCGAGCAGCGCTGGCAGTTCGCCTACGACTGGGGCGTCGATGCGGACGGCATCGTGCGCGACGGCGGCAGCGTCGTGCTGACGGATGTCGTGTATCGCGGCGGCGGCCTGCAGTTTTCCACGCCACGGCTGGAAGACGGCGTGGCCTTCGGCCTGGCGCTGAACATGCAAGTGGGCGAGATGGCGTGGCGTCCGAATGGCCGCGCCGCGACCGGTGGGGGGCTGGCGCTGCAAGGCATCCGGCTGGGCGCCGTCGACGCGGAGGGCAATTTCACCGGGGCGCCATGGGCGATCGCCGACGTGGCCGCGCAGCCGGCCGTGGTCAATGCGCTGGCCGACGAGGCGGGCGCGCACCTGCACGTCGGCATCGGCTGGCCCGACGGCAAATACGGCAGCGGCAACGCGCCGGCGGGCGGCCTGCAGATCGACAAGGTGACATTCACGAATCCGGGCGGCACCACGACGGACCTGGGCTCGTCGCGCATCGGCGCGATCCAGATCCAGTACCTCGACGTGAAGTTCCGGCCATGA
- a CDS encoding DUF6160 family protein — translation MKFISIAVAAALSSLALSASAMTPIKDADLSAVTGQDGVSIAANLNVKVDSFVYTDTDAVDTTTGLGGGSVSFNGIKVNGLIAASIDILSKNSFLAAAGAAGVTNPGTFYDAANGGDVVQIAIPADVQVAAGKFLNVSVDAIKMGNSTASYGSMAMNQLDLRGTQVWIWAH, via the coding sequence ATGAAATTCATCAGCATCGCAGTCGCAGCAGCCCTGTCCTCCCTGGCCCTGTCCGCATCGGCCATGACCCCGATCAAGGACGCCGACCTGTCCGCCGTTACCGGCCAGGATGGCGTGTCCATCGCCGCCAACCTGAACGTTAAGGTCGACTCCTTCGTCTACACCGATACGGACGCGGTCGATACCACCACCGGCCTGGGCGGCGGTTCCGTCAGCTTCAACGGCATCAAGGTCAACGGCCTGATCGCCGCCAGCATCGACATCCTGTCGAAAAATTCGTTCCTGGCCGCCGCCGGCGCCGCCGGTGTGACGAACCCGGGCACCTTCTACGATGCGGCCAACGGCGGCGACGTCGTGCAGATCGCGATCCCTGCGGACGTGCAGGTCGCGGCCGGCAAGTTCCTGAACGTCTCGGTCGACGCGATCAAGATGGGCAACAGCACCGCATCGTACGGCTCGATGGCGATGAACCAGCTCGACCTGCGTGGTACGCAAGTCTGGATCTGGGCCCACTAA
- a CDS encoding LLM class flavin-dependent oxidoreductase, with protein sequence MIPFSILDLSPIAQGSDAGASLRNTLDLAQHGERWGYHRYWLAEHHGMPGIASAATAVVIAHVAGGTSTIRVGAGGIMLPNHSPLVIAEQFGTLEALFPGRIDLGLGRAPGSDQTTARALRRNLESDADEFPQDVVELQDYMSDQPRQRVLAVPGHGAKVPLWILGSSLFGAQLAAHLGLPFAFASHFAPQMMMQAVALYRANFKPSAQLDKPYVMLGYNVFAAETDEEAQWRATSMQQAFVNLRTGRPGKLPPPVTNYRDALGPQENAMLDSVLSCSAVGSPETVAAQMKGFIASTQPDELMITSQIFEHSARLRSYEILADVHRRL encoded by the coding sequence ATGATTCCATTTTCCATACTCGACCTCTCCCCGATCGCCCAGGGCAGCGATGCCGGCGCATCGCTGCGCAACACGCTGGACCTGGCCCAGCATGGCGAACGGTGGGGCTACCACCGCTACTGGCTGGCGGAACACCATGGCATGCCCGGTATCGCCAGCGCGGCCACCGCCGTCGTCATCGCCCACGTGGCGGGCGGCACGTCGACGATCCGCGTCGGGGCCGGCGGCATCATGCTGCCGAATCACTCACCGCTCGTGATCGCCGAACAATTCGGCACGCTGGAGGCGCTGTTCCCCGGCCGCATCGACCTCGGCCTGGGCCGCGCCCCGGGCTCCGACCAGACCACGGCGCGCGCGCTGCGCCGCAACCTGGAGTCCGACGCGGACGAGTTCCCGCAGGACGTGGTCGAACTGCAGGACTATATGTCGGACCAGCCGCGCCAGCGCGTGCTGGCCGTGCCGGGCCACGGCGCCAAGGTGCCGCTGTGGATCCTCGGCTCCAGCCTGTTCGGCGCCCAGCTGGCGGCCCACCTGGGCCTGCCGTTCGCGTTCGCGTCGCACTTCGCGCCGCAAATGATGATGCAGGCGGTCGCCCTGTATCGCGCCAATTTCAAACCGTCCGCGCAGCTGGACAAGCCGTACGTCATGCTGGGCTATAACGTCTTCGCAGCGGAGACCGACGAGGAAGCCCAGTGGCGCGCGACGTCGATGCAGCAGGCCTTCGTCAACCTGCGCACGGGCCGTCCCGGCAAGCTGCCGCCGCCGGTGACGAACTACCGCGACGCGCTGGGCCCGCAGGAAAACGCGATGCTCGACTCGGTGCTGTCCTGCTCCGCCGTCGGCTCGCCCGAGACGGTGGCGGCACAGATGAAAGGCTTCATCGCCAGCACCCAGCCGGACGAGCTGATGATCACCTCGCAGATCTTCGAGCACAGCGCCCGCTTGCGCTCCTACGAGATCCTGGCGGACGTGCACCGCCGGCTGTAA
- a CDS encoding C39 family peptidase produces MLLMSVLAIAVGGAGLLSRHDVQERPKGQFEMPQTMLGGGSYSQDVSMEPFSELKYRHIVRQAYDYSCGSAALVTILTYHLGLSVTEQQAMEGMLEKGEKEKIIERRGFSLLDMKRYVASLGVNGAGFRAEVKDLLTLTEPAIVPIDYAGAKHFVVLRGIRDGVVFIADPSAGNIAFSVEEFASLWDKNTLFIVSPQAGKVAPAKLALSDNELGVVDMDRVTNGGRLDALNHAAHLLERAVNSGASGTWMHSR; encoded by the coding sequence ATGCTGCTGATGAGCGTGCTGGCCATCGCCGTCGGCGGCGCCGGCCTGCTGTCGCGTCATGACGTGCAGGAGCGCCCCAAGGGCCAGTTCGAGATGCCGCAGACGATGCTGGGCGGCGGCAGCTACTCGCAAGACGTCAGCATGGAGCCGTTCTCGGAACTGAAGTACCGCCACATCGTGCGCCAGGCCTACGACTACAGCTGCGGTTCCGCCGCGCTGGTGACGATCCTGACCTACCACCTGGGCCTGTCCGTCACCGAGCAGCAGGCCATGGAAGGCATGCTCGAAAAGGGCGAAAAGGAAAAGATCATCGAGCGGCGCGGCTTCTCGCTGCTGGACATGAAACGCTACGTCGCCTCCTTGGGCGTCAACGGCGCCGGCTTTCGCGCCGAGGTGAAAGACCTGCTGACGTTGACGGAACCGGCCATCGTGCCGATCGACTACGCCGGTGCCAAGCATTTCGTGGTCCTGCGCGGCATCCGCGACGGTGTCGTCTTCATCGCCGATCCCTCCGCCGGCAACATCGCCTTCTCCGTCGAGGAATTCGCCAGCCTGTGGGACAAGAACACCCTGTTCATCGTTTCGCCGCAGGCGGGCAAGGTGGCCCCGGCCAAGCTGGCCTTGAGCGACAACGAACTGGGTGTCGTCGACATGGACCGCGTCACCAATGGTGGCCGGCTCGATGCCCTCAACCACGCCGCGCACCTGCTCGAGCGCGCCGTCAACTCCGGCGCGTCCGGCACCTGGATGCACAGCCGCTAG
- a CDS encoding hybrid sensor histidine kinase/response regulator, with amino-acid sequence MDSSPPLSAPNGSARHSAAARLPTIRFRLALLVLSCVLPAAIVSGFLIYDHYRVERSSLLTEAMSTARSMVSVVDRDFDTVVTALRTLSVSDDIDSADHTEFRRQASNVHAILPITEIVLYDPASGQQLTNTAAAGQGIGPATLLRQVVRTRQPGVSSLYRAANGAMTITVAVPILRDGAVRYVLAAQVMPSALNGILTDQKIPDSWRAAILDSEEVIVARNLQIEQFQGRQPRPEVVARVRQQLEDTFDSLTVDDVEVVTLYSRSPKSGWTVMLGVPHKNLTAGLLRTLESLIVATVVLLAMGFAMAWLVGGRIAHSVHALIDPATALGAGRPVQPARVDFREAQQVADSLERAALALDEARDRAAKELRERRAAQEALQAADVRKDEFLATLAHELRNPMAPLVNALQILRLPGRAAVPATNVLDIMERQLKQMVRLVDDLLDVSRITTNKLGIRHEPLVLQDVIAHALETSGPLLQQRRHALSVHQPDAPVPLTGDATRLAQVFSNLLNNAAKYTPNGGRIALDVFVLRPPAGDTQHHGQVRIEISDNGIGIGASALPHVFDIFFQADRSLGRSQAGLGIGLSLARRLVELHGGTLTAASAGEGLGSTFAIELPLAAHTAPLSVGGDSGSVPVPPLRVLVADDNVDHANTLRTLLLAAGQQVQVCYDGLSALRCAEAFAPHICFLDIGMPRLDGYELARRLRANPQLRECTLVAVTGWGQQQDQQRSRAAGFDHHIVKPLQLAQLNELLRARALAPAETP; translated from the coding sequence GTGGATTCCTCCCCTCCCCTATCGGCCCCGAACGGCTCGGCGCGCCACAGTGCGGCCGCGCGCTTGCCGACGATCCGGTTCAGGCTGGCGCTGCTCGTACTCAGCTGCGTGCTGCCGGCCGCCATCGTGTCCGGCTTCCTGATCTACGACCACTATCGGGTCGAGCGTTCCAGCCTGCTGACGGAAGCGATGTCGACGGCACGCTCGATGGTCTCCGTGGTGGACCGCGACTTCGACACGGTCGTGACCGCCTTGCGCACCTTGTCGGTATCGGACGATATCGACAGCGCGGACCATACCGAGTTCCGGCGCCAGGCGTCGAACGTGCATGCGATCCTGCCCATCACGGAAATCGTGCTGTACGACCCTGCCAGCGGACAGCAACTGACGAACACGGCCGCCGCCGGCCAGGGCATTGGCCCCGCCACGCTGCTGCGCCAGGTCGTGCGCACGCGCCAGCCGGGCGTCTCCAGCTTGTACCGGGCCGCCAACGGCGCCATGACGATCACGGTGGCCGTGCCGATCCTGCGCGACGGCGCGGTGCGGTACGTGCTGGCGGCGCAGGTCATGCCGTCCGCACTGAACGGCATCCTGACCGACCAGAAGATCCCGGACAGCTGGCGCGCCGCGATCCTCGACAGCGAGGAGGTCATCGTCGCCCGCAACCTGCAGATCGAGCAGTTCCAGGGGCGCCAGCCACGGCCCGAAGTGGTGGCGCGCGTGCGCCAGCAGCTGGAGGACACGTTCGATTCGCTGACGGTGGACGACGTCGAAGTGGTGACCCTGTACAGCCGCTCGCCCAAGTCCGGCTGGACGGTGATGCTGGGGGTGCCGCACAAGAACCTGACCGCCGGCCTGCTGCGCACGCTGGAGTCGCTGATCGTCGCCACCGTCGTGCTGCTGGCGATGGGCTTCGCGATGGCCTGGCTCGTTGGTGGCCGCATCGCCCACTCCGTGCATGCGCTGATCGATCCGGCCACCGCGCTGGGCGCCGGGCGGCCGGTGCAGCCGGCGCGCGTCGATTTCCGCGAAGCCCAGCAAGTGGCCGACTCGCTGGAGCGCGCCGCGCTGGCGCTGGACGAGGCACGCGACCGGGCCGCCAAGGAGCTGCGCGAGCGTCGTGCCGCGCAGGAAGCGTTGCAGGCGGCCGACGTGCGCAAGGACGAGTTCCTGGCCACGCTGGCGCACGAGCTGCGCAACCCGATGGCGCCACTGGTCAACGCGCTGCAGATCCTGCGCCTGCCCGGCCGCGCCGCTGTCCCCGCCACCAATGTGCTGGACATCATGGAGCGCCAGCTCAAGCAGATGGTGCGCCTGGTGGACGACCTGCTGGACGTATCGCGCATCACGACGAACAAGCTGGGCATCCGCCACGAACCGCTGGTGCTGCAGGACGTGATCGCGCATGCGCTGGAGACCTCCGGCCCGCTGTTGCAGCAGCGCCGCCATGCGCTCTCCGTGCACCAGCCGGACGCGCCGGTGCCGCTGACCGGCGACGCCACCCGGTTGGCGCAGGTATTCTCCAACCTGCTCAACAATGCCGCCAAGTACACGCCCAACGGCGGCCGCATCGCGCTGGACGTGTTCGTGCTGCGCCCGCCCGCGGGCGACACGCAGCACCACGGACAGGTACGAATCGAGATCAGCGACAACGGCATCGGCATCGGCGCGTCCGCGCTGCCGCACGTGTTCGACATCTTCTTCCAGGCCGACCGCTCGCTGGGACGGTCGCAGGCCGGGCTGGGCATCGGCCTGTCGCTGGCGCGCCGCCTGGTCGAGCTGCACGGCGGCACGCTGACGGCGGCCAGCGCCGGGGAAGGCCTGGGCAGCACCTTCGCCATCGAGCTGCCCCTGGCCGCCCACACCGCGCCGCTGTCGGTCGGCGGCGACAGCGGCAGCGTGCCCGTTCCGCCGCTGCGCGTGCTGGTGGCGGACGACAACGTCGACCATGCCAACACCTTGCGAACCTTGCTGCTGGCCGCCGGCCAGCAAGTGCAGGTATGTTACGACGGTCTGTCGGCCCTGCGCTGCGCCGAAGCCTTCGCACCGCACATATGCTTCCTCGACATCGGCATGCCGCGGCTGGACGGCTACGAGCTGGCCCGCCGGCTGCGGGCGAACCCGCAGCTGCGCGAGTGCACCCTGGTCGCCGTCACGGGCTGGGGCCAGCAGCAGGACCAGCAGCGCTCGCGCGCGGCCGGTTTCGACCACCACATCGTCAAGCCGCTGCAGTTGGCGCAATTGAACGAGCTGCTGCGCGCCCGCGCGCTGGCGCCGGCCGAGACGCCTTAG